TTATAAAAGTTGTCCCTTTTCCAAATTCACTTTCTACACTTATATTTCCACCAAGTAATTCAATATATTTTTTTGTGATTGCCAAACCTAAACCGCTTCCTTGAAAATCTTTTGTAAATCCTTCACTAAGTTGTTTAAATTCTTTAAAGATTAACGGAATTTGATCTTTCTTTATTCCAATTCCCGTATCTTGAACTTTTATAACAAATTTTGAATCAATTAAGTCATTTTCTATTGATGTTAAAATTCTTATCTCACCATTTGATGTAAACTTAAATGCATTATTAATTAAGTTTTCCAAAATTACTCTAAACATCGATTGATCCATATCCAGCATAAAACTATCTGTGTGAAGATTTACATCAAAGCCTAATTTTTTATTTGATAAAGCTCCTCTAAAACTTGTACAAGTTTCTTTAATTTCTTGAATTATATCAATTGGTTTAAGATTTATTTCAAGCATATCTGATTCTAACCTTGCTAAATCTAAAACCAAACTTAATGTTGAAAGAAGTCGGTTGCCGGTTCTGTTTATTCCTTCCGCCATTTCTTTTAAATCGGGATCTTCAATCATATTTCTCATTAAATCAGAATAACCTAAAATTCCAACTAAAGGAGTTCTAAGTTCATGACTCATATTAGCCAAAAAAACTGATTTTGAATTGCTTGCAGCTTCAGCGGTTTCTTTAGCAATTACCAAATCTTTTTCAATTTTTTTTCTTTCTTTAATTTCGCTTTCTAATTCTTGAGTTCTCTCAAAAACTAATTGTTCTAATTGACCTTGATAAATTTCAAGTTGAATTTTTTTTGATCTGAGATTTTTCTCGGTTTCTAAAAGTAATTTATTTTGCTTTTGTTTCTTTCTGTAAAAAACATAGATAATTATTGCTGTTGAAAATCCTATAAAGAAAAATCCAAACAACCCAAATGCTATTAAAGTTTTCTTTTCATTTTCTTCATTTAAAAGCAAAATTTCGTTTTCTTTTGATTCCAACTGTTGTTTGATTTCCAATTCCGCAATCATTTTTTTATTTGCAGAATTGTTTAAACTATCTTGCAGAATTTTTGCCAGCGAAAAATTTTCCAATGCTGATTTATAATTTCCGTTTATTTTATAAAGTTCAGCAAGATACAAAAGATGTGTTTTTTCTTCATCAATCATTCCTAATTTACGGAAACCCAAAATTGAAATAAGATAATTTTCCTTTGCTTCGTTTAGAATTTCATTTAGTTTTTCTTCGCTTACTAACTTTTTGTTTACGTTAAAAATTTTAATTTTCAGTCTGCCAATATTTCCATGAAGATATGCAATTCCGTAATTATCATTAATTTCGTTCGCAATTTTAAGGGCATTTTTATAATACATTAATGCTTCGGAAAATTTATTCTGCTCAGCGCAGACCAACCCAATGTTTCCCAAAAAAACTGAATAATTATATTTATCTTCAATTTTTTTGAAAATTGCCAAAGCATTGTTGTAATATTCATTCGATAATTTATAATCTTTCAATTCAAAATATGTTAATCCTATATTCCCCAATTGCACGGCTATATTTGATTGATTATTAGTTTCCTCATAAATTTTTAACGCACTTTTAAAATATTCTAAAGCACTTTCATACTTCTTAAATGTGCTGAGTAGAATTCCAATTTTTCCTAAATTATCACCAATTCCTTCTTGAATTTTTAACTCTTGATAAATTTGCAGCGAGCTTTCAAAATTTTGCAGCGAGTTCTTAAAATCGGAAACATTATAATATGCCATTCCGATATTGTTTTTTGTCTTGGCAATTTTTTCTTTCAAATGTAAATTTTTGAAAATAGAAAGTGCATAGTTATGATTTTCAATTGATAATTTTATATCACCTTTATATCTGTAAATTTCTCCAAAAATATTGTACGCG
The nucleotide sequence above comes from Ignavibacteriota bacterium. Encoded proteins:
- a CDS encoding tetratricopeptide repeat-containing sensor histidine kinase produces the protein MIKIQKKIFLPIIILLLEYFQIFAGQQNFDSSFALTKSDSLKTLLTQESIDTVKVNLLNEIAWYLAPTDYSESIKYAEMAKKLSSEVGFEKGIGDAYNIFGEIYRYKGDIKLSIENHNYALSIFKNLHLKEKIAKTKNNIGMAYYNVSDFKNSLQNFESSLQIYQELKIQEGIGDNLGKIGILLSTFKKYESALEYFKSALKIYEETNNQSNIAVQLGNIGLTYFELKDYKLSNEYYNNALAIFKKIEDKYNYSVFLGNIGLVCAEQNKFSEALMYYKNALKIANEINDNYGIAYLHGNIGRLKIKIFNVNKKLVSEEKLNEILNEAKENYLISILGFRKLGMIDEEKTHLLYLAELYKINGNYKSALENFSLAKILQDSLNNSANKKMIAELEIKQQLESKENEILLLNEENEKKTLIAFGLFGFFFIGFSTAIIIYVFYRKKQKQNKLLLETEKNLRSKKIQLEIYQGQLEQLVFERTQELESEIKERKKIEKDLVIAKETAEAASNSKSVFLANMSHELRTPLVGILGYSDLMRNMIEDPDLKEMAEGINRTGNRLLSTLSLVLDLARLESDMLEINLKPIDIIQEIKETCTSFRGALSNKKLGFDVNLHTDSFMLDMDQSMFRVILENLINNAFKFTSNGEIRILTSIENDLIDSKFVIKVQDTGIGIKKDQIPLIFKEFKQLSEGFTKDFQGSGLGLAITKKYIELLGGNISVESEFGKGTTFIISFAIKIQSAA